In a single window of the Arachis hypogaea cultivar Tifrunner chromosome 6, arahy.Tifrunner.gnm2.J5K5, whole genome shotgun sequence genome:
- the LOC112757810 gene encoding pectinesterase inhibitor 1-like, which produces MAMDIKPSVLSFLVVLLFLLFAQSSNATNKIVEVNKICNRTIHPSFCSKILNSKPGGTNRVDLVTLVNYTIGVVRSNVTNTIHLIKSLIRNSTNSDAKDHYELCLKHFDYDEGALGEVEYAEKMLKAKDYQGVNVAASGVMATVDGCVFGDSPSDPVFPDHSSLPKYAEYVKQVADIICAICNYLTGIYK; this is translated from the coding sequence aTGGCCATGGATATCAAACCTTCGGTACTCTCTTTTCTAGTGGTGCTACTCTTCCTTTTGTTTGCTCAATCCTCAAATGCAACCAACAAAATTGTTGAAGTGAACAAAATTTGCAACAGAACCATACACCCTTCATTTTGTTCAAAAATTCTAAACTCAAAACCCGGTGGTACAAACCGTGTAGATCTAGTTACCCTTGTAAATTACACAATTGGTGTTGTTCGTTCCAACGTTACAAACACAATTCATCTCATTAAGTCTCTAATAAGAAATTCAACTAATTCAGATGCGAAAGATCATTACGAATTGTGTTTGAAACATTTCGATTACGACGAAGGCGCATTAGGCGAAGTGGAATACGCTGAGAAAATGCTGAAGGCGAAGGATTACCAAGGTGTTAATGTTGCTGCTTCTGGTGTTATGGCGACGGTTGATGGTTGTGTTTTTGGTGATTCACCAAGTGATCCTGTTTTTCCTGATCATTCTTCGCTACCGAAATATGCTGAATATGTGAAGCAAGTTGCGGATATTATTTGTGCCATTTGTAACTATTTGACGGGTATTTATAAGTAA